GAGAACTACAGTCGGTACCTGTCTGGTCGGCGGGAGGGTGAACCTCCTCCGTGCCTGTTCGACTATCTGCCGGGGAACGCTCTTCTGTTCATCGACGAAAGCCACGTCACCGTGCCACAGCTCGGAGGCATGTATCGCGGTGACCGGTCGCGCAAGGAGACACTCGTCGAACACGGGTTTCGTCTGCCGTCGGCGCTTGACAATCGACCGCTGCGCTTCGACGAGTTCGAGCGGATTTCGCCGCAGACGATTTTTGTGTCTGCCACACCGGGAGCCTATGAACTGGGCCACTCCGGTGCCGTGGTCGAACAGGTTGTTCGACCGACGGGGCTCGTGGACCCGCAGGTAATCGTGCGAGCGGCCGGGGGGCAGGTGGACGACGTGCTGTCGGAGATCAATGCCCGGGTCCGGATCGGGGAGCGGGTACTGATCACCACGCTGACCAAGCGCATGGCCGAGGACCTGACCGATTTCCTCCACGAGCACGGGGTCAGGGTTCGATACCTGCACTCCGACATCGAGACCGTTGAACGAACCGAGATCATTCGTGACCTGCGACTTGGCGTCTTCGATGTGGTGGTGGGAATCAATCTGCTGCGCGAGGGGCTCGATATACCCGAGGTGTCGCTGGTTGCCATTCTCGACGCAGACAAGGAGGGCTTTCTCCGTTCCGAGGGGTCACTGATCCAGACGATCGGCAGGGCCGCACGTAATGTGAACGGGCTCGCCATCATGTACGCGGATCGTGTCACCGGCTCGATGCAGCGTGCCATCGCAGAGACCGACCGGCGGCGGGCGAAGCAAATCGCCTACAACACCGCCCACGGGATCGAGCCGCGAACGGTGCACAAGGAGGTCCGGGATATCCTCGAGGGCGCGCGGGCCGATGCCCGTCCCCGGGAGAAACGGCGCGTAGTGGAGGCAGGGCCGGCCTACGCCGAAATTGACGTAGAGAAAGCGGCGGTTCAACTGCGCCGACTGGAGAAACGAATGCGCGAACATGCGAGAAACCTGGAGTTCGAGGAGGCCGCAAAGCTGCGCGATGAGATTCAGGCATTGCGGGAGCGCAGTCTCGGCCTGCCAGGACGCTCCCGGCGAAGCGCCTGAAGCCCAACTTGCGGCCGGCCTGCGACCTTCGGTATCGTTCGTCCCGCCGACGCCAGAAATCGGTCTTTTCCGGCAGGCGCGTAGCTCAGCGGTTAGAGCACTTGCTTGACATGCAAGGGGTCGGTGGTTCGATTCCACTCGCGCCTACCAGTCCGCCGGATGTGACCTGCTCCCGGTCCGGGAGCGACAAAATTTGCCGATATCCTGAACCGGCCAGCGCTTATTGGCCTGCGCTGGCGCGGCGTGCTCTCTGTTAGAATTCGCGCCCGGTTTCGCGTGCGTGCGGGCAATTGCCTCACGACTTCTTCAACCAGCTGTTCCAGAGTCTCTGATGCCCGTCATAACGTTACCCGATGGCAGCCGCCGTACGTTTCCACAGCCGGTATCGGTCGCGGATGTGGCCGCTTCCGTGGGGCCGGGCCTGGCCAAAGCAGCGCTCGCCGGACGCGTGAACGAAAGGCTGGTGGATACCTCCTATCGGATCGCGGAGGATGCGGCGGTCTCGATCGTCACTGACAAGGATCCGGAAGGCCTGGAGGTCATTCGGCACTCGACTGCCCACCTGCTGGCGCAGGCGGTCAAAGAACTGTTCCCGCAGGCGCAGGTCACCATCGGCCCGGTCATCGAGAACGGTTTTTACTACGATTTTGCGTTTGAAAGGCCGTTTACTCCCGAGGACCTCGTTGCGATAGAGGACCGGATGAGGGAAATCTCGCGAGCCGACCACGCCGTCACTCGCAAGGTGCTGGATCGTGCCGACGCGGTACGGGTGTTCGAGCAGGCGGGAGAGCATTACAAGGCCGAGATCATTCGTGATATCCCGGCTGGCGAGGAAATCGGCATTTACAGCCAGGGCGACTGGTTCGATCTTTGCCGCGGGCCGCATGTGCCCTCCACCGGGCGGCTGAAGGCCTTCAAGCTGACGAAGCTGGCCGGGGCGTATTGGCGCGGTGACTCACGCAACCAGATGTTGCAGCGGATCTACGGTACCGCCTGGCCCGACGAAAAGTCACTCAAACAGTACCTGCATCGGCTGGAGGAAGCGGAGAAACGCGACCATCGACGCATTGGTCGGGAACTGGACCTGTTTCATTTCCAGGAGGAGTCGCCCGGGGCGGTATTCTGGCATCCGAAAGGCTGGATGCTGTTCCGGCAATTGATCGACTACATGCGGGAACGACAGCGGGAGGCCGGTTACCTGGAGGTCAACACCCCGGAGATCCTCGACCGCAACCTCTGGGTACAGTCAGGACATATCGAGAAATTCGGCGAGAACATGTTTCTGACACAGACGCCTGATGAGCGCGTGTACGCAATCAAGCCGATGAACTGCCCTGGCCACGTCCAGGTCTTTAACCAGGGCCTGAAGAGCTATCGCGAGTTGCCGTTGCGCCTGTCGGAATTCGGCAAGGTACATCGCTACGAGCCCTCCGGCGCGCTGCATGGACTGATGAGGGTGCGTGCCTTCACCCAGGATGACGCGCATGTTTTCTGCACGGAGGACCAGATCACCCGGGAATCGGTCGCGGTGACCGAACTGATTCTGGGCATATACCGGGATTTCGGCTTCGAGGATATACAGATCAAGTTCTCCGACCGGCCGGCGAAACGTGTCGGCAGCGATGCGATCTGGGACCGGGCCGAATCGGCACTTAAGACCGCCGCAGCCGCTGCGGGTCTCCAGATGAGCCACAATCCGGGGGAGGGCGCCTTCTACGGCCCGAAGCTCGAGTTTGTCCTTCGGGACGCGATCGGGCGCGACTGGCAGTGCGGAACCTTGCAGGTGGATTTCAACCTGCCCGGTCGCCTGGGAGCCAGTTTTGTCGCGGAGGACAGCCAGCGTCGGGTCCCGGTCATGCTGCACCGGGCGATATTCGGGTCGCTGGAGCGTTTTTGCGGCATTCTGCTCGAGCATCACGCCGGACGTCTGCCGCTATGGCTCGCGCCCGTACAGGCCGTTGTCATGGCCATAACGGATCGACAGGCCGATTACGCCCGAGGTATTCAGGAAACTCTGAAAAATCAGGGCGTTCGAGCGGAGGCCGACTTGAGAAACGAGAAGATCGGCTTTAAAATCCGCGAGCACACGTTGCAGCGCGTCCCGTATCTCCTCGTGGCAGGAGACCGGGAAGCAGAGTCACAGTCCGTGGCCGTGCGCACGCGAAGCGGCAAGGGCCTTGGAAGCATGTCACTCGACACGCTCACGCAAGGTCTGAAAGCCGAGGTCGCGAGCCGCGGCCGCGTTGTTATGGAGGGTTAACGCATCGTCGCAAACAAGAGGGTCCGGCGGAACGAGGAGATCGACTCCCGTCAGTTACGGGTGATTGGGGCAGATGGTCAGATGATCGGGGTGATGACTCGCGAGCAGGCGCTTGACATGGCGTCCTCGCAGGCACTCGATCTGGTCGAGGTGTCCCCGAATGCCGAGCCGCCGGTATGCCGAATTCTCG
This genomic interval from Gammaproteobacteria bacterium contains the following:
- the thrS gene encoding threonine--tRNA ligase — translated: MPVITLPDGSRRTFPQPVSVADVAASVGPGLAKAALAGRVNERLVDTSYRIAEDAAVSIVTDKDPEGLEVIRHSTAHLLAQAVKELFPQAQVTIGPVIENGFYYDFAFERPFTPEDLVAIEDRMREISRADHAVTRKVLDRADAVRVFEQAGEHYKAEIIRDIPAGEEIGIYSQGDWFDLCRGPHVPSTGRLKAFKLTKLAGAYWRGDSRNQMLQRIYGTAWPDEKSLKQYLHRLEEAEKRDHRRIGRELDLFHFQEESPGAVFWHPKGWMLFRQLIDYMRERQREAGYLEVNTPEILDRNLWVQSGHIEKFGENMFLTQTPDERVYAIKPMNCPGHVQVFNQGLKSYRELPLRLSEFGKVHRYEPSGALHGLMRVRAFTQDDAHVFCTEDQITRESVAVTELILGIYRDFGFEDIQIKFSDRPAKRVGSDAIWDRAESALKTAAAAAGLQMSHNPGEGAFYGPKLEFVLRDAIGRDWQCGTLQVDFNLPGRLGASFVAEDSQRRVPVMLHRAIFGSLERFCGILLEHHAGRLPLWLAPVQAVVMAITDRQADYARGIQETLKNQGVRAEADLRNEKIGFKIREHTLQRVPYLLVAGDREAESQSVAVRTRSGKGLGSMSLDTLTQGLKAEVASRGRVVMEG
- the uvrB gene encoding excinuclease ABC subunit UvrB, whose product is MSSFQLSTPFQAAGDQPAAIDALVAGLEAGLAHQTLLGVTGSGKTFNMASVINAVQRPAMILAPNKTLAAQLYGEMREFFPRNRVEYFVSYYDYYQPEAYVPSTDTYIEKDASINAHIEQMRLSATKALLEREDSIIVATVSSIYGLGDPQAYFSMVLHLSRGHRFGQRDLLRRLAEMQYTRNDIDLSQGTYRVRGEVVDIFPADSEREAVRVSLFDDEIESLTWFDPLTGEQGDAVQRLTVFPKTHYVTPRDVMLRAVDQIREELRDRLAALRAAGRQLEAQRLEQRTMFDIEMIVEVGYCSGIENYSRYLSGRREGEPPPCLFDYLPGNALLFIDESHVTVPQLGGMYRGDRSRKETLVEHGFRLPSALDNRPLRFDEFERISPQTIFVSATPGAYELGHSGAVVEQVVRPTGLVDPQVIVRAAGGQVDDVLSEINARVRIGERVLITTLTKRMAEDLTDFLHEHGVRVRYLHSDIETVERTEIIRDLRLGVFDVVVGINLLREGLDIPEVSLVAILDADKEGFLRSEGSLIQTIGRAARNVNGLAIMYADRVTGSMQRAIAETDRRRAKQIAYNTAHGIEPRTVHKEVRDILEGARADARPREKRRVVEAGPAYAEIDVEKAAVQLRRLEKRMREHARNLEFEEAAKLRDEIQALRERSLGLPGRSRRSA